A window from Leifsonia shinshuensis encodes these proteins:
- a CDS encoding glucose 1-dehydrogenase, producing MPENQFTFDNPVDRYPVIHPDEKQVPEPGLESDLQPSADLGEDSYVGNGRLTGRKAVVTGGDSGIGAATAIAFAREGADVAIVYLPEEEEDAQRIAGLIRDAGRTAVTIPGDLKERAFSDEVVKRAIDELGGIDILVNNAGKQISMESLTDINDDQFDHTMKTNVYAMFWLTRAALPHLPAGATIINTTSIQAYQPSEQLVDYATTKAAINAFTKALAQQLAPKGIRVNAVAPGPIWTPLQVSKGQPAEAIPEFGQQTPLGRPGQPAELAPAYVFLASPESSYVIGETLAVTGGMPTP from the coding sequence ATGCCTGAGAACCAGTTCACCTTCGACAACCCCGTCGACCGGTACCCGGTCATCCACCCCGACGAGAAGCAGGTGCCCGAGCCGGGCCTCGAGAGCGACCTGCAGCCGTCCGCCGACCTCGGCGAGGACAGCTACGTCGGCAACGGACGCCTCACCGGCCGCAAAGCCGTCGTGACCGGCGGCGACTCCGGGATCGGCGCGGCCACCGCCATCGCCTTCGCCCGCGAGGGCGCCGATGTCGCGATCGTCTACCTGCCCGAGGAGGAGGAGGATGCGCAGCGCATCGCGGGCCTCATCCGCGACGCCGGACGCACGGCCGTCACCATCCCCGGCGACCTGAAGGAGCGCGCGTTCAGCGACGAGGTCGTGAAGCGCGCCATCGACGAGCTCGGCGGAATCGACATCCTCGTCAACAACGCCGGCAAGCAGATCTCCATGGAGAGCCTCACCGACATCAACGACGACCAGTTCGACCACACGATGAAGACGAACGTCTACGCGATGTTCTGGCTGACGCGCGCGGCGCTGCCGCACCTGCCGGCCGGCGCGACGATCATCAACACCACGTCCATCCAGGCGTACCAGCCGAGCGAGCAGCTCGTGGACTACGCGACGACCAAGGCGGCGATCAACGCCTTCACGAAGGCGCTCGCTCAACAGCTGGCGCCGAAGGGGATCCGCGTCAACGCGGTCGCGCCGGGCCCGATCTGGACGCCGCTGCAGGTGAGCAAGGGCCAGCCCGCGGAGGCGATCCCCGAGTTCGGCCAGCAGACCCCGCTCGGCCGTCCCGGTCAGCCCGCCGAGCTCGCGCCCGCCTACGTGTTCCTCGCGTCTCCGGAGTCGAGCTACGTCATCGGGGAGACCCTCGCCGTCACCGGCGGGATGCCGACGCCGTAG
- a CDS encoding SIS domain-containing protein, whose protein sequence is MLGFNEEEFLEQVRSTVALRRQIEELAERVSAGRWKNIYFIGAGGTYAAALPYERLFQTHSAFPVRAVIGKEFILAPDPQFGPDSVAIFASVSGTTEDIIDCVEFAREKGALTVGFTGQADSPIATAVDEVLLSAPKAWPFDVQFLTFAAKFLSLRGEFDGYDRLVKDLEAIPEALVAVTEQADSVGEAFAKKHAETDYHFLTGSGQLWGFTYLYSMCILEEMQWLTTTRVHAAEFFHGSLELIEKDTSIIVFAGEDETRPLTDRVISFSKEYSDDVTVIDTKDYALPGVSDEFRGLLAPMVVDAVVDRFSKHLAQVRDHSLDLRRYYRVVAY, encoded by the coding sequence ATGCTGGGCTTCAATGAAGAGGAATTCCTGGAGCAGGTTCGGAGCACCGTCGCGCTCCGGCGCCAGATCGAGGAGCTCGCGGAGCGCGTCAGCGCCGGCCGCTGGAAGAACATCTACTTCATCGGCGCCGGCGGCACCTACGCCGCCGCGCTTCCCTACGAGCGCCTGTTCCAGACGCACTCGGCGTTCCCCGTGCGCGCCGTCATCGGTAAGGAGTTCATCCTCGCCCCGGACCCGCAGTTCGGCCCGGACTCCGTCGCGATCTTCGCGTCCGTCTCCGGCACCACCGAGGACATCATCGACTGCGTCGAGTTCGCCCGCGAGAAGGGTGCGCTCACCGTCGGCTTCACCGGCCAGGCCGACAGCCCGATCGCCACCGCCGTCGACGAGGTGCTCCTCTCCGCGCCGAAGGCGTGGCCGTTCGACGTGCAGTTCCTCACCTTCGCCGCCAAGTTCCTGTCGCTGCGCGGCGAGTTCGACGGCTACGACCGCCTGGTGAAGGACCTCGAGGCGATCCCCGAGGCGCTCGTCGCCGTGACCGAGCAGGCCGACTCGGTCGGCGAGGCCTTCGCGAAGAAGCACGCCGAGACCGACTACCACTTCCTGACCGGATCCGGTCAGCTGTGGGGCTTCACCTACCTGTACTCGATGTGCATCCTCGAGGAGATGCAGTGGCTGACCACCACGCGCGTCCACGCCGCGGAGTTCTTCCACGGCTCGCTCGAGCTCATCGAGAAGGACACGAGCATCATCGTGTTCGCCGGCGAGGACGAGACCCGTCCGCTCACCGACCGCGTCATCTCCTTCTCGAAGGAGTACAGCGACGACGTCACCGTCATCGACACCAAGGACTACGCCCTCCCCGGTGTGAGCGACGAGTTCCGCGGGCTGCTGGCGCCGATGGTCGTCGATGCGGTCGTCGACCGCTTCAGCAAGCACCTCGCCCAGGTGCGCGACCACTCCCTCGACCTGCGCCGCTACTACCGCGTCGTGGCGTACTGA
- a CDS encoding molybdopterin-binding protein has product MTTWSDARELAHELGRSASTRVMTVPTGRAAGLVLASDARCAHPLPRFDNSAMDGWAVAGDGPWRAGEPVLAGNPPPAAPLAPGEARPVATGAPVPPCTLGIVRSEQAIPSAADGLIDVLEPPLPGVDIRREGEEAVPGEVLLAAGVVLSPPALGLLAAAGVGQVDVSAPPLVAFVAIGDELTAPDAGTGPRPAPGAVPDSLTPMMPSLLTAFGARCATTRRASDRPDDVAAAIRHTRAETIITSGGTAHGPADPLREALRRLEARILIDGVALRPGGSVLLALLPDGRHLLGLPGNPLAAVVALAVLGWPLIQGRLGRALPALEPVGPGAAGCAGEGGHGSRDRAVACTLVDGVPVPVRYQRSGMLRGVAAATHLVLTRGDSAQLLRLPWAG; this is encoded by the coding sequence GTGACGACCTGGTCGGATGCGCGGGAGCTCGCCCATGAACTCGGGCGGAGCGCGTCGACCCGCGTGATGACGGTGCCGACCGGCCGCGCCGCGGGCCTCGTGCTCGCCTCGGATGCGCGGTGTGCGCATCCACTGCCCCGGTTCGACAACTCGGCCATGGACGGCTGGGCGGTCGCGGGCGACGGCCCTTGGCGGGCAGGCGAGCCGGTGCTCGCCGGGAACCCGCCGCCCGCAGCTCCCCTGGCGCCCGGCGAGGCGCGGCCGGTGGCCACCGGGGCGCCCGTGCCGCCCTGCACGCTCGGCATCGTCCGCTCCGAGCAGGCGATCCCGTCGGCGGCCGACGGGCTGATCGACGTGCTGGAGCCGCCCCTGCCCGGTGTCGACATCCGTCGGGAGGGCGAGGAGGCGGTTCCCGGCGAGGTGCTGCTTGCGGCCGGGGTCGTGCTGTCCCCGCCCGCGCTCGGGCTGCTCGCCGCCGCCGGGGTCGGGCAGGTCGACGTCTCCGCGCCTCCGCTGGTTGCGTTCGTGGCCATCGGCGACGAGCTGACGGCGCCGGATGCGGGAACGGGTCCGCGGCCCGCCCCGGGAGCAGTGCCGGACAGTCTCACACCGATGATGCCGTCGCTGCTGACGGCCTTCGGCGCCCGCTGCGCGACCACCCGGCGGGCATCCGATCGACCGGACGACGTGGCCGCGGCCATCCGCCACACCCGCGCGGAGACCATCATCACCTCCGGCGGCACCGCTCACGGCCCGGCCGACCCGTTGCGGGAGGCGCTCCGGCGGCTGGAGGCGCGCATCCTGATCGACGGTGTCGCACTGCGCCCGGGCGGCTCGGTCCTGCTCGCGCTGCTGCCCGACGGACGCCACCTGCTCGGCCTGCCCGGCAACCCGCTCGCGGCCGTCGTGGCGCTCGCCGTGCTGGGCTGGCCGCTGATCCAGGGGCGGCTAGGGCGTGCGCTGCCGGCGCTCGAGCCCGTCGGGCCGGGCGCAGCGGGCTGCGCCGGCGAAGGCGGTCACGGTTCCCGCGACCGGGCGGTCGCGTGCACCCTGGTCGACGGCGTGCCGGTACCCGTGCGGTACCAGCGGTCCGGGATGCTGCGGGGGGTCGCAGCCGCCACGCACCTCGTGCTGACGCGCGGGGACTCCGCGCAGCTGCTGCGCTTGCCCTGGGCGGGCTGA
- a CDS encoding LacI family DNA-binding transcriptional regulator: MSTERDHRTPSPTISEVAAAAGVGRATVARTLGGYGSVSPKTRDRILAVAKELGYRPNSIARSMTTGETRTLGVVLADVGNPFFAGVLRGISDAARKADYDVIVLSTDEDLRLEEAAIEVLVDKQVDGIALAPAAGRSADLPHLDIVAKREIPLVLLDRLVDTVEADAVVINNREASRQAVMSLIEKGHRRIAFVWGPVTNEPAADADDLRRIIDHALWSDGERLLGYLDALELAGIPFDTSLVTHVLKNESQATRAVLGMLSLSDPPTAIFATETDALTGSLRALRQRGLRCPEDVSLIGFDDSSWASVMTPPMSVVAQPMHQLGELTAECLLARVAGSDAPAATHVLEADFIERDSVAPPRTRP, encoded by the coding sequence ATGTCCACGGAACGCGATCACCGCACTCCCTCGCCGACGATCTCGGAGGTGGCGGCGGCCGCCGGCGTCGGCCGTGCGACCGTCGCCCGCACCCTCGGCGGCTACGGCTCGGTGAGCCCGAAGACGCGGGACCGCATCCTCGCCGTCGCGAAGGAGCTCGGCTACCGGCCGAACTCGATCGCGCGCAGCATGACGACCGGCGAGACCCGCACGCTCGGCGTCGTGCTCGCCGACGTCGGCAACCCGTTCTTCGCGGGCGTTCTGCGCGGGATCAGCGACGCGGCCCGCAAGGCCGACTACGACGTCATCGTGCTGAGCACCGACGAGGACCTGCGTCTGGAGGAGGCGGCGATCGAGGTGCTCGTCGACAAGCAGGTCGACGGCATCGCCCTCGCCCCCGCGGCCGGCCGCAGCGCCGACCTCCCGCACCTCGACATCGTCGCCAAGCGGGAGATCCCGCTGGTGCTGCTCGACCGCCTCGTGGACACGGTGGAGGCCGACGCCGTCGTCATCAACAACCGGGAGGCGTCCCGTCAGGCCGTCATGTCCCTGATCGAGAAGGGGCACCGCCGGATCGCGTTCGTCTGGGGCCCGGTGACGAACGAGCCTGCCGCGGACGCCGACGACCTCCGCCGCATCATCGACCACGCGCTGTGGTCGGACGGCGAGCGCCTGCTCGGCTACCTGGACGCGCTGGAGCTGGCCGGAATCCCCTTCGACACGTCGCTGGTGACCCACGTGCTGAAGAACGAGTCGCAGGCGACGCGCGCGGTGCTCGGGATGCTGTCGCTCTCCGACCCGCCGACCGCCATCTTCGCCACCGAGACGGATGCGCTGACCGGCTCCCTGCGCGCGCTGCGCCAGCGCGGCCTCCGCTGCCCGGAGGACGTCTCGCTGATCGGCTTCGACGACAGCTCGTGGGCGAGCGTCATGACGCCGCCGATGTCCGTGGTCGCGCAGCCCATGCACCAGCTCGGCGAGCTGACCGCGGAGTGCCTGCTCGCCCGCGTCGCGGGCAGCGACGCGCCCGCCGCCACGCACGTCCTCGAGGCGGACTTCATCGAGCGCGACTCCGTCGCCCCGCCCCGCACGCGCCCGTAG
- a CDS encoding PfkB family carbohydrate kinase — MSTVRVLGLGDNIVDRFVDRGVEYPGGNAVNVAVFARQLGAEAAYLGVFGDDEQGRFVRQAIEDCGVDTSRSSVRPGPNGVTEIETVDGERRFLGWNQGGVTLSDPVRLSDEDVRYASGFSLIHSSAYSGVIPELPKLAATRTLRSYDFSSEPEYRTTEYLQAVGPWVDLALVSLGTLSRTDTWAELRRIAAHGPSLVLGTLGEGGAVLFDGDAYYYSDAAPVPGPFVDTMGCGDAYVSAFVVELLRSGWRRNARAGGAALHRSMRRAAQFAARQCTVEGAFGHGRAVDESVRVGSLPPVAAGDAG, encoded by the coding sequence ATGAGCACGGTGCGCGTCCTCGGTCTCGGGGACAACATCGTCGACCGGTTCGTCGACCGCGGCGTGGAGTACCCGGGAGGGAACGCCGTGAACGTCGCGGTCTTCGCCCGGCAGCTCGGCGCCGAGGCCGCGTACCTCGGGGTCTTCGGCGACGATGAGCAGGGGCGCTTCGTGCGACAGGCCATCGAGGACTGCGGGGTCGACACCTCGCGGTCCTCGGTGCGCCCGGGCCCCAACGGGGTGACCGAGATCGAGACGGTCGACGGCGAACGGCGGTTCCTCGGCTGGAACCAGGGCGGCGTCACGCTGAGCGACCCCGTCCGGCTGAGCGACGAGGACGTGCGCTACGCGTCCGGCTTCTCGCTCATCCACTCGAGCGCCTACTCGGGCGTCATCCCGGAGCTGCCGAAGCTCGCCGCCACCCGGACGCTGCGCTCGTACGACTTCTCGTCCGAGCCGGAGTACCGCACGACCGAGTACCTGCAGGCGGTCGGCCCGTGGGTCGACCTGGCGCTGGTGTCCCTCGGCACGCTCTCGCGGACGGACACCTGGGCGGAGCTCCGCCGGATCGCCGCGCACGGGCCGTCGCTCGTGCTCGGGACGCTGGGGGAGGGCGGCGCGGTCCTGTTCGACGGCGACGCGTACTACTACTCCGACGCGGCGCCGGTGCCGGGGCCCTTCGTCGACACGATGGGATGCGGCGACGCCTACGTGAGCGCGTTCGTGGTTGAATTGCTGCGATCCGGCTGGCGCAGGAACGCGCGGGCCGGCGGCGCCGCGCTGCACAGGTCGATGCGGCGGGCGGCGCAGTTCGCCGCACGGCAGTGCACGGTCGAGGGAGCGTTCGGTCACGGCCGCGCCGTCGACGAGTCGGTGCGGGTCGGTTCGCTGCCGCCGGTGGCCGCGGGCGACGCGGGATAG
- a CDS encoding sugar ABC transporter permease, protein MTTTQAPQAPVRPRTQPLAGPGRGRTAPAPGGTSPRAANRGGARWRGLVWLIPALAVLAVFVYWPLIQNIVFSFLKWNIYSGEQTFVGGDNYAQLAQDPVFWRALGNNTWYAALSIVFQVFGALVLAAIVESVRSDRWRKAFRAIYFIPSAISLTVAGLLFYFIYQPQTGMLNVFLDNVGLGQFSQAWLGHESTAIFAIIAMSQWQGFGYSVLLFSVALQRIPQELYEAANLDGVGPIRRFFQVSLPLVREMTGLMMIVTISGAFQVFNEVMVMTSGGPNNSSQVLGTWLYHAGFVTNDFGSAAAIGVAIFVITLLLAAAQLAYSRKRRVEW, encoded by the coding sequence ATGACCACCACGCAGGCGCCCCAGGCCCCCGTGCGGCCGCGCACCCAGCCCCTCGCGGGCCCGGGTCGCGGCCGCACGGCCCCGGCACCCGGCGGCACGTCGCCTCGGGCCGCCAACCGCGGAGGCGCCCGCTGGCGCGGACTTGTCTGGCTCATCCCCGCGCTGGCGGTGCTGGCCGTCTTCGTCTACTGGCCGCTGATCCAGAACATCGTCTTCAGCTTCCTCAAGTGGAACATCTACAGCGGTGAGCAGACCTTCGTCGGCGGCGACAACTACGCCCAGCTGGCGCAGGACCCGGTCTTCTGGCGCGCCCTCGGCAACAACACCTGGTACGCCGCCCTGTCGATCGTCTTCCAGGTCTTCGGCGCACTCGTGCTGGCCGCGATCGTGGAGAGCGTGCGCAGCGACCGCTGGCGCAAGGCCTTCCGGGCCATCTATTTCATCCCGTCGGCGATCTCGCTGACCGTCGCGGGCCTCCTCTTCTACTTCATCTATCAGCCGCAGACGGGGATGCTGAACGTCTTCCTCGACAACGTCGGGCTCGGTCAGTTCTCGCAGGCGTGGCTCGGCCACGAGAGTACGGCGATCTTCGCGATCATCGCGATGAGCCAGTGGCAGGGGTTCGGCTACAGCGTCCTGCTGTTCTCGGTGGCGCTGCAGCGCATCCCGCAGGAGCTGTACGAGGCGGCGAACCTCGACGGCGTCGGCCCGATCCGCCGCTTCTTCCAGGTGTCGCTCCCGTTGGTGCGCGAGATGACCGGCCTCATGATGATCGTCACCATCTCCGGCGCCTTCCAGGTGTTCAACGAGGTGATGGTCATGACGAGCGGCGGTCCGAACAACTCCAGTCAGGTGCTCGGCACGTGGCTGTACCACGCCGGTTTCGTCACCAACGACTTCGGCTCGGCGGCCGCGATCGGCGTCGCCATCTTCGTCATCACGCTGCTGCTCGCCGCCGCGCAGCTGGCCTACTCGCGCAAGAGGAGAGTGGAATGGTAG
- a CDS encoding DUF6457 domain-containing protein, producing MEPSELDDWAAEAAEAVGATLEPGDIAAVLDLARDAAHGIARPAAPLTTFIAGIAVGRGLPLAEVVAALVAAIERRSA from the coding sequence ATGGAACCGTCTGAGCTCGACGACTGGGCGGCGGAGGCCGCCGAAGCGGTCGGCGCCACCCTCGAACCCGGTGACATCGCCGCCGTGCTCGATCTGGCGCGGGACGCGGCGCACGGCATCGCACGCCCGGCGGCACCGCTCACGACCTTCATCGCGGGCATCGCGGTCGGGCGCGGCCTTCCCCTGGCGGAGGTGGTCGCCGCGCTCGTCGCCGCGATCGAGAGGCGCTCGGCGTGA
- a CDS encoding NTP transferase domain-containing protein: protein MTGEEAGARVGAAPVAAILVAAIVVAGGRSSRFGSDKLQHVLDGNTLLQRTMDAVRDIPHVVVVTAADLPDADAVTVSEFPRWGGPCAAVAAGVDALTSSVGRPLTDGDLLLLPADLADPWSAAEALRAIGLGVLTDQDGRPQWLLARASLAALHARIDELRADGGLPGRPASALFDRDTRRHAAAAHACADIDTRADLPTARTTDDRRLVHGTV, encoded by the coding sequence ATGACCGGCGAGGAGGCCGGCGCGCGGGTCGGCGCTGCGCCGGTCGCGGCGATCCTGGTCGCGGCGATCGTGGTCGCGGGAGGTCGGTCGTCTCGCTTCGGCTCCGACAAGCTGCAGCACGTCCTGGACGGGAACACCCTTCTGCAGCGGACGATGGATGCGGTGCGCGACATCCCGCACGTGGTGGTCGTGACCGCGGCCGACCTTCCCGATGCGGACGCCGTCACGGTGAGCGAGTTCCCGCGCTGGGGCGGTCCGTGCGCGGCGGTCGCGGCGGGGGTGGACGCCCTCACGTCGTCGGTGGGCCGCCCGCTCACGGACGGCGACCTTCTACTCCTCCCCGCCGACCTGGCCGACCCCTGGTCGGCGGCGGAGGCCCTGCGAGCGATCGGGCTGGGAGTGCTGACCGACCAGGACGGCAGGCCGCAGTGGCTGCTCGCCCGCGCGTCGCTCGCAGCTCTGCACGCCCGGATCGACGAGTTGCGGGCGGACGGCGGCCTCCCCGGCAGACCGGCGTCCGCGCTGTTCGACCGCGACACCCGCCGCCACGCGGCCGCTGCCCACGCGTGCGCGGACATCGACACGCGGGCCGACCTGCCCACCGCGCGCACGACAGACGACAGGAGGCTCGTCCATGGAACCGTCTGA
- a CDS encoding HPP family protein, which translates to MKPSLLERVSERAGTAGAGAYTAVLSLVVLAASGAIGIVLSSPWLFPSLGPTVMLIFGAPQHPTSRPLNAAVGHGVALVAGVACLFLFGMNGKPSAPSAGLSLGYVLAGALSVAITAFVLHALKLQHPPAGATTLIVSLGVIATPVGILSMSAAIAFTIVVGWGVNWALGERPPGAAS; encoded by the coding sequence ATGAAGCCGTCCCTCCTCGAACGCGTGTCGGAGCGCGCCGGTACGGCCGGTGCCGGTGCCTACACGGCGGTCCTGTCGCTCGTGGTCCTGGCCGCCTCCGGCGCGATCGGCATCGTGTTGAGCTCGCCGTGGCTGTTCCCGAGCCTCGGGCCGACCGTCATGCTGATCTTCGGGGCGCCGCAGCATCCCACCTCGCGGCCGCTGAACGCCGCCGTGGGGCACGGTGTCGCCCTCGTCGCGGGCGTGGCCTGCCTCTTCCTGTTCGGGATGAACGGCAAGCCGTCCGCACCCTCCGCCGGTCTCTCCCTGGGGTACGTGCTCGCGGGCGCGCTGTCGGTGGCGATCACGGCGTTCGTCCTGCATGCGCTGAAGCTGCAGCATCCACCGGCCGGGGCGACCACGCTCATCGTGAGCCTGGGCGTCATCGCGACGCCGGTCGGAATCCTGTCGATGTCGGCCGCGATCGCGTTCACCATCGTGGTGGGCTGGGGCGTCAACTGGGCGCTCGGGGAGCGTCCGCCGGGGGCCGCCTCATGA
- a CDS encoding ABC transporter substrate-binding protein: protein MSVKNTTRAITAAAAGVMALALTACSSGGGASADITAKPDFSGSISILTAAAGDPLGSYFENLVKDYKKLHPDVKITLAQETDDNAIKDKEKVLIGSQSLPDIYFSYAGNWGENFAANGLAVDLSSVIAPGTTWGDTFGEGSLNAFKYDGKYYGIPQYVDGKFMGYNKKIFSDLGLDVPKTLDELISDCSTIKSAGYVPIAFGNKDGWPGLHYLGQLFAYDVPQKTLEADLLPTTAKYTDAGYLQGMKQFQQLVTQCTGDASNSNGVTYTTAQQQQATGKAAMYYQELIEFDSVNTKDSQLAKDGFGIFQLPAASGAKGDTSTLEAAPEGYMINKKSKNAALALDFMKFVMNEKNATTLSSPPYGQPSAVKDVVTDQIATPAVAEGTKLVNDAKSTVVWLDMANVPAVGDAWVSVSEGLVSGSLTPEAALKAVRQASEKAK, encoded by the coding sequence ATGAGCGTGAAGAACACCACAAGGGCCATCACGGCAGCAGCGGCGGGCGTCATGGCGCTCGCGCTCACCGCGTGCTCGTCCGGCGGCGGAGCGTCCGCCGACATCACCGCGAAGCCGGACTTCTCCGGCAGCATCAGCATCCTCACCGCGGCGGCGGGCGACCCGCTCGGCTCGTATTTCGAGAACCTGGTGAAGGACTACAAGAAGCTCCACCCGGATGTGAAGATCACCCTCGCGCAGGAGACCGACGACAACGCGATCAAGGACAAGGAGAAGGTCCTGATCGGCTCGCAGTCGCTGCCCGACATCTACTTCAGCTACGCCGGCAACTGGGGCGAGAACTTCGCCGCCAACGGTCTCGCCGTCGACCTCAGCTCGGTCATCGCGCCGGGCACGACGTGGGGCGACACCTTCGGCGAGGGATCCCTGAACGCCTTCAAGTACGACGGCAAGTACTACGGCATCCCGCAGTACGTCGACGGCAAGTTCATGGGCTACAACAAGAAGATCTTCTCCGACCTCGGGCTCGACGTGCCGAAGACGCTCGACGAGCTCATCTCGGACTGCTCGACCATCAAGTCCGCCGGCTACGTGCCCATCGCCTTCGGCAACAAGGACGGCTGGCCCGGCCTGCACTACCTCGGCCAGCTGTTCGCCTACGACGTCCCGCAGAAGACCCTCGAGGCCGACCTGCTGCCGACGACCGCGAAGTACACCGACGCCGGCTACCTGCAGGGCATGAAGCAGTTCCAGCAGCTCGTCACCCAGTGCACGGGGGATGCGTCCAACTCCAACGGAGTCACGTACACCACCGCGCAGCAGCAGCAGGCGACCGGCAAGGCGGCCATGTACTACCAGGAGCTCATCGAGTTCGACTCGGTGAACACGAAGGACAGCCAGCTCGCCAAGGACGGCTTCGGCATCTTCCAGCTCCCCGCCGCGTCCGGCGCCAAGGGCGACACCTCGACCCTGGAGGCCGCGCCCGAGGGCTACATGATCAACAAGAAGAGCAAGAACGCCGCCCTGGCGCTCGACTTCATGAAGTTCGTCATGAACGAGAAGAACGCCACAACGCTCTCCTCACCGCCGTACGGCCAGCCGAGCGCGGTGAAGGATGTGGTCACCGACCAGATCGCCACCCCCGCGGTCGCCGAGGGCACCAAGCTGGTGAACGACGCGAAGTCGACCGTCGTCTGGCTCGACATGGCCAACGTCCCGGCCGTCGGCGACGCCTGGGTCTCCGTCTCGGAGGGTCTCGTCTCCGGCAGCCTCACCCCCGAGGCCGCTCTGAAGGCCGTGCGACAGGCGTCCGAGAAGGCGAAATGA